From one Planococcus citri chromosome 3, ihPlaCitr1.1, whole genome shotgun sequence genomic stretch:
- the LOC135838851 gene encoding low-density lipoprotein receptor-like isoform X2, giving the protein MGACVNVFKFVFLACLFNQVYCFTRFPPNPSKTFRCKSGQYVASNDLCDTVQDCSDGSDEPNSCKTWNCGPGQFSCVPNSNSTKNATCLNAKVLCDTRKDCADNFDEDNCGDLINVQNCELGDGKFLCRDKLRCLGLENTCDGYCNCFDCSDENENCTKIDYQSLSSCPNAYYPLPLSSGPICLCNSSNAAYQNLCKEVKNCTSGYRCDQKCSQYKNRILCSCFEDFTEVLVSNGFKCRSKKFYGTELIYTTTNQIKALNATTKQVDYIKNDVQTQILAASRNSIYYTIFRDKSRSIYQILNYGSSKKNRKILDLNSSIISIAIDYITENVYFTTNESLSVCSKGGEICLQLKCCDVSYVVLNPKNGTMFYTKSSDKPNERLLMRSYMDGNHESVFIDGSFPDIVPVAVDEEFYRLYWLEGNRIHSISLHDKTIDKRDIRFNHALKSLTILDEIVFYTSQRDNKIYQAENLERFVKSAEEKSGRAYYDYYERPLQDNNYTLHTDADGTISIIDVKSYNAIRQLAAKAKNPCNSSCKGLCLLRSVSRFSLYYGSLFSNCICNDFSPSKSNNWCGASPLQINTPNDADGDDDGFPFMMTFLILIVLSAVLSGMYFVYDRYYRGVVHNSRRSQDDRIYDPNQDEF; this is encoded by the exons atgggAGCCTGTgtcaatgtttttaaatttgttttcctGGCGTGTTTGTTTAATCAG GTTTACTGTTTTACACGATTTCCACCCAATCCGAGTAAAACATTTCGTTGCAAAAGCGGGCAATACGTCGCATCCAACGATCTTTGCGATACTGTTCAAGATTGTTCCGATGGTAGTGACGAGCCAAACTCGTGTAAGACTTGGAACTGCGGACCCGGTCAATTTTCTTGTGTTCctaattcaaattcaacgaaaaatgCGACCTGCTTAAATGCAAAAGTGCTATGCGATACACGTAAAGACTGCGCTGATAATTTCGACGAAGATAATTGTG GGGATCTAATAAATGTTCAGAACTGTGAACTcggagatggaaaatttttatgcaggGATAAGTTAAGATGTCTCGGTTTAGAAAACACTTGCGATGGGTATTGCAATTGTTTCGATTGTTCTGATGAGAATGAAAATTGCACCAAGATTG attaCCAGTCGCTGAGTTCATGCCCGAATGCGTACTATCCCCTTCCATTGTCATCAGGGCCCATCTGTTTGTGTAATTCGTCCAATGCTGCATATCAGAATTTATGCAAAG aagtaaaaaattgtacatCAGGTTATCGATGTGATCAAAAATGCTCACAGTACAAAAATAGAATTCTTTGTTCGTGTTTCGAAGACTTCACGGAAGTACTTGTATCAAATGGTTTCAAATGTCGGAGCAAAA AATTTTACGGAACCGAATTGATTTATACTACAACAAATCAAATTAAAGCTCTGAATGCGACCACAAAGCAAGTCGACtatataaaaaatgatgtacaAACTCAAATATTAGCAGCCTCTCGGAACTCCATTTATTACACAATATTTCGCGATAAGAGTAGAAGCATTTACCAAATTCTTAACTACGgatcttctaaaaaaaatagaaaaatattagaTTTaa ATTCGTCTATCATATCCATAGCTATCGACTACATCACtgaaaatgtatattttacAACCAACGAGTCTCTATCAGTTTGCTCGAAGGGAGGAGAAATCTGTCTCCAGCTGAAATGCTGCGATGTATCTTACGTGGTCCTGAATCCCAAAAATGG TACGATGTTTTACACGAAGAGTTCTGACAAACCAAACGAACGATTGTTGATGCGATCCTACATGGACGGAAATCATGAAAGTGTTTTCATTGACGGTTCTTTTCCGGATATCGTTCCTGTGGCGGTTGATGAAGAATTTTATAGATTATATTGGTTGGAAGGCAATAGAATACATTCCATTTCTCTTCACGATAAGACTATTGAT AAACGTGACATCAGATTTAATCATGCCTTGAAATCGTTGACTATTTTGGATGAAATTGTATTCTACACCTCGCAGCGTGATAATAAAATTTACCAAGCGGAAAATCTCGAACGTTTTGTGAAATCAGCTGAAGAAAAAAGTGGTAGAGCTTATTACGACTATTACGAACGACCATTACAGGATAACAATTACACGCTGCACACAGATGCAGATGGCACAATCTCCATTATAGATGTCAAATCGTATAATGCCATTCGACAACTTGCAGCCAAG GCCAAAAATCCGTGCAATTCTTCATGCAAAGGTCTATGTTTATTGCGTAGTGTTTCGAGGTTTTCTCTATATTATGGTAGCCTGTTTTCTAACTGCATTTGTAACGATTTCTCTCCTTCGAAGAGTAATAATTGGTGCGGTGCGTCTCCTCTTCAAATAAATACACCAAATGATGCTGATGGCGATGATGACGGATTTCCATTTATGATgacgtttttgattttgattgtgCTGTCGGCTGTTCTTAGTGGAATGTATTTTGTTTACGACAGATATTACAGAGGGGTAGTTCATAATTCAAGGCGATCTCAAGACGATCGAATTTACGATCCTAATCAAGATGAGTTTTGA
- the LOC135838851 gene encoding vitellogenin receptor Yl-like isoform X1 encodes MGACVNVFKFVFLACLFNQVYCFTRFPPNPSKTFRCKSGQYVASNDLCDTVQDCSDGSDEPNSCKTWNCGPGQFSCVPNSNSTKNATCLNAKVLCDTRKDCADNFDEDNCGDLINVQNCELGDGKFLCRDKLRCLGLENTCDGYCNCFDCSDENENCTKIDYQSLSSCPNAYYPLPLSSGPICLCNSSNAAYQNLCKEVKNCTSGYRCDQKCSQYKNRILCSCFEDFTEVLVSNGFKCRSKKFYGTELIYTTTNQIKALNATTKQVDYIKNDVQTQILAASRNSIYYTIFRDKSRSIYQILNYGSSKKNRKILDLNSSIISIAIDYITENVYFTTNESLSVCSKGGEICLQLKCCDVSYVVLNPKNGTMFYTKSSDKPNERLLMRSYMDGNHESVFIDGSFPDIVPVAVDEEFYRLYWLEGNRIHSISLHDKTIDVRSIVQKRDIRFNHALKSLTILDEIVFYTSQRDNKIYQAENLERFVKSAEEKSGRAYYDYYERPLQDNNYTLHTDADGTISIIDVKSYNAIRQLAAKAKNPCNSSCKGLCLLRSVSRFSLYYGSLFSNCICNDFSPSKSNNWCGASPLQINTPNDADGDDDGFPFMMTFLILIVLSAVLSGMYFVYDRYYRGVVHNSRRSQDDRIYDPNQDEF; translated from the exons atgggAGCCTGTgtcaatgtttttaaatttgttttcctGGCGTGTTTGTTTAATCAG GTTTACTGTTTTACACGATTTCCACCCAATCCGAGTAAAACATTTCGTTGCAAAAGCGGGCAATACGTCGCATCCAACGATCTTTGCGATACTGTTCAAGATTGTTCCGATGGTAGTGACGAGCCAAACTCGTGTAAGACTTGGAACTGCGGACCCGGTCAATTTTCTTGTGTTCctaattcaaattcaacgaaaaatgCGACCTGCTTAAATGCAAAAGTGCTATGCGATACACGTAAAGACTGCGCTGATAATTTCGACGAAGATAATTGTG GGGATCTAATAAATGTTCAGAACTGTGAACTcggagatggaaaatttttatgcaggGATAAGTTAAGATGTCTCGGTTTAGAAAACACTTGCGATGGGTATTGCAATTGTTTCGATTGTTCTGATGAGAATGAAAATTGCACCAAGATTG attaCCAGTCGCTGAGTTCATGCCCGAATGCGTACTATCCCCTTCCATTGTCATCAGGGCCCATCTGTTTGTGTAATTCGTCCAATGCTGCATATCAGAATTTATGCAAAG aagtaaaaaattgtacatCAGGTTATCGATGTGATCAAAAATGCTCACAGTACAAAAATAGAATTCTTTGTTCGTGTTTCGAAGACTTCACGGAAGTACTTGTATCAAATGGTTTCAAATGTCGGAGCAAAA AATTTTACGGAACCGAATTGATTTATACTACAACAAATCAAATTAAAGCTCTGAATGCGACCACAAAGCAAGTCGACtatataaaaaatgatgtacaAACTCAAATATTAGCAGCCTCTCGGAACTCCATTTATTACACAATATTTCGCGATAAGAGTAGAAGCATTTACCAAATTCTTAACTACGgatcttctaaaaaaaatagaaaaatattagaTTTaa ATTCGTCTATCATATCCATAGCTATCGACTACATCACtgaaaatgtatattttacAACCAACGAGTCTCTATCAGTTTGCTCGAAGGGAGGAGAAATCTGTCTCCAGCTGAAATGCTGCGATGTATCTTACGTGGTCCTGAATCCCAAAAATGG TACGATGTTTTACACGAAGAGTTCTGACAAACCAAACGAACGATTGTTGATGCGATCCTACATGGACGGAAATCATGAAAGTGTTTTCATTGACGGTTCTTTTCCGGATATCGTTCCTGTGGCGGTTGATGAAGAATTTTATAGATTATATTGGTTGGAAGGCAATAGAATACATTCCATTTCTCTTCACGATAAGACTATTGATGTAAGAAGCATTGTGCAA AAACGTGACATCAGATTTAATCATGCCTTGAAATCGTTGACTATTTTGGATGAAATTGTATTCTACACCTCGCAGCGTGATAATAAAATTTACCAAGCGGAAAATCTCGAACGTTTTGTGAAATCAGCTGAAGAAAAAAGTGGTAGAGCTTATTACGACTATTACGAACGACCATTACAGGATAACAATTACACGCTGCACACAGATGCAGATGGCACAATCTCCATTATAGATGTCAAATCGTATAATGCCATTCGACAACTTGCAGCCAAG GCCAAAAATCCGTGCAATTCTTCATGCAAAGGTCTATGTTTATTGCGTAGTGTTTCGAGGTTTTCTCTATATTATGGTAGCCTGTTTTCTAACTGCATTTGTAACGATTTCTCTCCTTCGAAGAGTAATAATTGGTGCGGTGCGTCTCCTCTTCAAATAAATACACCAAATGATGCTGATGGCGATGATGACGGATTTCCATTTATGATgacgtttttgattttgattgtgCTGTCGGCTGTTCTTAGTGGAATGTATTTTGTTTACGACAGATATTACAGAGGGGTAGTTCATAATTCAAGGCGATCTCAAGACGATCGAATTTACGATCCTAATCAAGATGAGTTTTGA
- the LOC135838851 gene encoding prolow-density lipoprotein receptor-related protein 1-like isoform X3 codes for MGACVNVFKFVFLACLFNQVYCFTRFPPNPSKTFRCKSGQYVASNDLCDTVQDCSDGSDEPNSCKTWNCGPGQFSCVPNSNSTKNATCLNAKVLCDTRKDCADNFDEDNCGDLINVQNCELGDGKFLCRDKLRCLGLENTCDGYCNCFDCSDENENCTKIDYQSLSSCPNAYYPLPLSSGPICLCNSSNAAYQNLCKEVKNCTSGYRCDQKCSQYKNRILCSCFEDFTEVLVSNGFKCRSKNSSIISIAIDYITENVYFTTNESLSVCSKGGEICLQLKCCDVSYVVLNPKNGTMFYTKSSDKPNERLLMRSYMDGNHESVFIDGSFPDIVPVAVDEEFYRLYWLEGNRIHSISLHDKTIDVRSIVQKRDIRFNHALKSLTILDEIVFYTSQRDNKIYQAENLERFVKSAEEKSGRAYYDYYERPLQDNNYTLHTDADGTISIIDVKSYNAIRQLAAKAKNPCNSSCKGLCLLRSVSRFSLYYGSLFSNCICNDFSPSKSNNWCGASPLQINTPNDADGDDDGFPFMMTFLILIVLSAVLSGMYFVYDRYYRGVVHNSRRSQDDRIYDPNQDEF; via the exons atgggAGCCTGTgtcaatgtttttaaatttgttttcctGGCGTGTTTGTTTAATCAG GTTTACTGTTTTACACGATTTCCACCCAATCCGAGTAAAACATTTCGTTGCAAAAGCGGGCAATACGTCGCATCCAACGATCTTTGCGATACTGTTCAAGATTGTTCCGATGGTAGTGACGAGCCAAACTCGTGTAAGACTTGGAACTGCGGACCCGGTCAATTTTCTTGTGTTCctaattcaaattcaacgaaaaatgCGACCTGCTTAAATGCAAAAGTGCTATGCGATACACGTAAAGACTGCGCTGATAATTTCGACGAAGATAATTGTG GGGATCTAATAAATGTTCAGAACTGTGAACTcggagatggaaaatttttatgcaggGATAAGTTAAGATGTCTCGGTTTAGAAAACACTTGCGATGGGTATTGCAATTGTTTCGATTGTTCTGATGAGAATGAAAATTGCACCAAGATTG attaCCAGTCGCTGAGTTCATGCCCGAATGCGTACTATCCCCTTCCATTGTCATCAGGGCCCATCTGTTTGTGTAATTCGTCCAATGCTGCATATCAGAATTTATGCAAAG aagtaaaaaattgtacatCAGGTTATCGATGTGATCAAAAATGCTCACAGTACAAAAATAGAATTCTTTGTTCGTGTTTCGAAGACTTCACGGAAGTACTTGTATCAAATGGTTTCAAATGTCGGAGCAAAA ATTCGTCTATCATATCCATAGCTATCGACTACATCACtgaaaatgtatattttacAACCAACGAGTCTCTATCAGTTTGCTCGAAGGGAGGAGAAATCTGTCTCCAGCTGAAATGCTGCGATGTATCTTACGTGGTCCTGAATCCCAAAAATGG TACGATGTTTTACACGAAGAGTTCTGACAAACCAAACGAACGATTGTTGATGCGATCCTACATGGACGGAAATCATGAAAGTGTTTTCATTGACGGTTCTTTTCCGGATATCGTTCCTGTGGCGGTTGATGAAGAATTTTATAGATTATATTGGTTGGAAGGCAATAGAATACATTCCATTTCTCTTCACGATAAGACTATTGATGTAAGAAGCATTGTGCAA AAACGTGACATCAGATTTAATCATGCCTTGAAATCGTTGACTATTTTGGATGAAATTGTATTCTACACCTCGCAGCGTGATAATAAAATTTACCAAGCGGAAAATCTCGAACGTTTTGTGAAATCAGCTGAAGAAAAAAGTGGTAGAGCTTATTACGACTATTACGAACGACCATTACAGGATAACAATTACACGCTGCACACAGATGCAGATGGCACAATCTCCATTATAGATGTCAAATCGTATAATGCCATTCGACAACTTGCAGCCAAG GCCAAAAATCCGTGCAATTCTTCATGCAAAGGTCTATGTTTATTGCGTAGTGTTTCGAGGTTTTCTCTATATTATGGTAGCCTGTTTTCTAACTGCATTTGTAACGATTTCTCTCCTTCGAAGAGTAATAATTGGTGCGGTGCGTCTCCTCTTCAAATAAATACACCAAATGATGCTGATGGCGATGATGACGGATTTCCATTTATGATgacgtttttgattttgattgtgCTGTCGGCTGTTCTTAGTGGAATGTATTTTGTTTACGACAGATATTACAGAGGGGTAGTTCATAATTCAAGGCGATCTCAAGACGATCGAATTTACGATCCTAATCAAGATGAGTTTTGA